In the Sulfitobacter pacificus genome, one interval contains:
- a CDS encoding universal stress protein, with protein MTKATIVVGLDGSEAGARALAFAKQQAKGIGDCTIAICYVIEWSPFSFQTPEENEQRHKRREEELEMAHSRVLDPAVDQAKSEGFNVIGIVKHGDAADILDATAKAHSAMQIVVGRVGARGLKERVFGGVTGRLAASASVPITIIP; from the coding sequence ATGACTAAAGCCACTATCGTTGTTGGTCTGGATGGATCAGAAGCGGGCGCGCGTGCGCTTGCCTTTGCCAAGCAGCAGGCCAAGGGGATCGGAGATTGCACAATTGCAATCTGTTATGTGATCGAATGGTCGCCGTTCAGCTTTCAAACCCCGGAAGAGAATGAACAACGCCACAAGCGGCGTGAAGAAGAGCTTGAGATGGCGCATTCGCGTGTCCTTGATCCGGCAGTGGATCAGGCCAAGAGCGAAGGTTTCAACGTTATTGGGATCGTCAAACACGGTGATGCGGCAGATATTCTGGATGCAACGGCCAAGGCACATAGTGCAATGCAGATCGTTGTCGGCCGGGTTGGCGCGCGTGGTTTGAAAGAACGCGTGTTTGGTGGTGTGACGGGCCGTTTGGCGGCATCGGCCAGCGTGCCAATCACGATCATTCCGTGA
- the ettA gene encoding energy-dependent translational throttle protein EttA: protein MAAYQFVYHMSGVSKTYPGGKKTFENIHLNFLPGVKIGVVGVNGAGKSTLLKIMAGLDKDFQGEAWAAEGAKVGYLPQEPKLDESLTVRENVMLGVAEKKAILDRYNELAMNYSDETADEMAKLQDDIDAQNLWDLDSQIDVSMEALRCPPDDANIKDLSGGEARRVALCKLLLEAPDMLLLDEPTNHLDAETIAWLQQHLMDYKGTILIVTHDRYFLDDITSWILELDRGKGVPYEGNYSDWLEQKAKRLAQEAREDKSKQKTLERELEWMRQGAKARQAKSKARINAYNEMADQSEREKLSRAQIVIPNGPRLGNKVIEVANLNKAMGDKLLVEDLTFDLPPGGIVGVIGPNGAGKSTLFKMLTGQEKPDAGTIEYGETVDLSYVDQSRDDLADDDTVWQAITGGAELIKLGDAEVNSRAYCSSFNFKGGDQQKKVGLLSGGERNRVHMARLLKEGGNVLLLDEPTNDLDVETLRALEDALVDFAGCAVVISHDRFFLDRICTHILAFEGEAHVEWFEGNFEDYEEDKKRRLGADALEPKRLKHKKFVR, encoded by the coding sequence ATGGCGGCCTATCAATTCGTTTACCACATGTCCGGCGTCTCCAAGACTTATCCCGGCGGCAAGAAAACCTTTGAAAATATTCACCTGAACTTTCTTCCCGGCGTGAAGATCGGTGTTGTCGGCGTCAACGGCGCAGGTAAATCCACCCTGTTGAAAATTATGGCCGGTCTGGACAAGGACTTTCAGGGCGAGGCATGGGCCGCCGAGGGGGCCAAAGTGGGCTACCTGCCACAGGAGCCCAAGTTGGACGAGAGCCTGACAGTGCGCGAAAACGTCATGCTGGGCGTGGCCGAGAAAAAGGCGATCCTTGATCGCTATAACGAATTGGCGATGAACTATTCGGACGAAACCGCCGATGAAATGGCCAAGCTGCAAGATGACATCGACGCACAGAACCTCTGGGATCTGGACAGCCAGATTGACGTCTCGATGGAGGCCCTGCGTTGCCCACCGGATGACGCCAACATCAAAGACCTCTCCGGCGGTGAAGCCCGCCGCGTCGCGCTGTGCAAACTGCTGCTCGAAGCGCCCGACATGCTGCTGCTTGACGAACCGACCAACCACCTCGACGCCGAAACCATCGCCTGGCTGCAACAGCACCTGATGGATTACAAAGGCACCATCCTGATTGTTACCCACGACCGCTACTTCCTGGACGACATCACCAGCTGGATTCTTGAACTCGACCGCGGCAAGGGCGTGCCCTACGAGGGCAACTATTCCGACTGGCTGGAGCAGAAAGCCAAGCGTCTGGCGCAGGAAGCCCGCGAAGACAAATCCAAACAGAAAACGCTTGAGCGCGAACTTGAATGGATGCGCCAAGGGGCCAAGGCCCGTCAGGCAAAATCCAAAGCCCGGATCAACGCCTATAACGAAATGGCCGACCAGTCAGAGCGCGAGAAACTCAGCCGCGCCCAGATCGTCATCCCCAACGGCCCCCGCCTTGGCAACAAGGTGATTGAAGTGGCAAACCTGAACAAAGCCATGGGCGATAAGCTGTTGGTTGAGGATCTGACCTTTGATCTGCCTCCCGGTGGCATCGTTGGCGTGATCGGCCCCAACGGTGCGGGTAAATCCACCCTGTTCAAGATGCTGACCGGTCAGGAAAAACCCGACGCCGGCACCATCGAATATGGCGAAACCGTTGATCTGTCTTACGTCGACCAGTCCCGCGATGATCTGGCCGATGATGACACCGTCTGGCAGGCAATCACCGGCGGTGCAGAGCTGATCAAACTGGGCGACGCCGAGGTCAACTCCCGCGCCTATTGCTCCTCCTTCAACTTCAAAGGCGGCGATCAGCAGAAAAAGGTTGGCCTGCTCTCAGGTGGTGAACGCAACCGTGTCCACATGGCGCGTCTGTTGAAAGAAGGCGGCAACGTGCTGCTGCTCGATGAACCGACCAACGATCTGGACGTCGAAACCCTGCGCGCGCTGGAAGACGCCCTCGTTGATTTCGCCGGCTGCGCCGTGGTCATCTCGCACGACCGTTTCTTCCTCGACCGGATTTGTACGCATATTCTGGCGTTTGAAGGAGAGGCCCATGTGGAGTGGTTCGAGGGCAACTTCGAGGATTACGAAGAAGACAAGAAGCGGAGACTTGGTGCCGATGCGCTGGAGCCGAAGCGGTTGAAACATAAGAAGTTCGTTCGATAA
- a CDS encoding alanine/glycine:cation symporter family protein: protein MKRFLATGLTATALSLPTLAAAQEAVSFEQKVNDVFAGSTGWFVNLIFMSLPGTNFPWIVLWLVVAASIFTIYFGFVQFKAFGHAISLVKGDYSDPNDAGEVSHFQALTTALSGTVGLGNIAGVAVAVGIGGPGATFWMVLAGLLGMASKFTECTLGVKYRNEYPDGTVSGGPMYYMTKGFKERGLPGGKVLAVIFAIFTIGGALGGGNMFQANQAHAQITNITGDFSGLITGVIFAGVVFAVIVGGIKSIASVTEKVVPFMGVMYVLAALVILIMNADQIGWAFGQIFAGAFTGLGVAGGFVGALIQGFKRAAFSNEAGVGSAAIAHSAVKTKEPVTEGVVSLLEPFIDTVVICTMTALVITISGVLVMDPATGNFVLNEAGTAIKTVDGSSGVSLTSSAFAAGFSWFPYVLALAVILFAFSTMISWSYYGLKAWTYLFGEGKTTELVFKLIFCFFIIVGAAAQLGAVIDFSDAMIFAMAVVNITALYFLMPIVKREMNSYFDRLKSGAIVRHKH from the coding sequence ATGAAACGATTTTTAGCAACAGGGCTGACCGCAACCGCGCTCAGCCTGCCGACACTTGCGGCGGCGCAAGAGGCCGTTAGTTTTGAACAGAAGGTGAATGACGTCTTTGCCGGTTCAACGGGTTGGTTTGTGAACCTGATCTTTATGAGCCTGCCGGGCACAAATTTCCCATGGATTGTGCTGTGGTTGGTTGTGGCCGCGTCGATCTTTACGATCTATTTCGGCTTTGTTCAGTTCAAGGCCTTTGGCCATGCGATTTCACTGGTCAAAGGGGATTACTCTGACCCCAACGACGCGGGTGAGGTAAGCCATTTTCAGGCGCTGACAACGGCGTTGTCGGGGACTGTGGGGCTGGGGAATATCGCGGGCGTCGCGGTGGCCGTTGGCATTGGTGGTCCGGGGGCCACATTCTGGATGGTGCTGGCCGGTCTTTTGGGCATGGCGTCCAAGTTCACCGAATGTACGCTGGGTGTGAAATACCGAAATGAATATCCCGATGGGACGGTTTCCGGTGGTCCGATGTATTACATGACCAAAGGGTTCAAGGAACGCGGGCTGCCCGGGGGTAAGGTGCTGGCTGTGATCTTTGCGATCTTCACCATCGGTGGCGCATTGGGCGGCGGGAACATGTTCCAAGCCAACCAAGCCCATGCGCAGATCACCAATATCACTGGCGATTTCTCTGGTTTGATCACTGGTGTGATCTTTGCCGGTGTTGTTTTTGCGGTGATTGTTGGCGGGATTAAATCCATCGCCAGCGTGACCGAGAAAGTCGTGCCCTTTATGGGGGTCATGTATGTCTTGGCCGCCCTGGTTATCCTGATCATGAACGCGGATCAGATCGGTTGGGCCTTTGGCCAGATCTTTGCCGGTGCCTTTACCGGGCTGGGGGTCGCGGGTGGCTTTGTCGGTGCCTTGATCCAAGGGTTCAAACGGGCGGCGTTTTCGAACGAAGCTGGCGTTGGTTCAGCGGCGATTGCGCACTCTGCGGTGAAAACCAAAGAGCCGGTGACAGAGGGCGTTGTGTCCCTGCTAGAGCCGTTCATCGACACGGTTGTGATCTGTACGATGACAGCTTTGGTGATCACCATCTCTGGTGTGCTGGTGATGGATCCTGCAACGGGTAACTTTGTGCTGAATGAAGCTGGCACAGCGATCAAAACCGTCGACGGGTCAAGCGGTGTAAGCCTGACATCTTCGGCCTTTGCTGCCGGGTTCAGCTGGTTCCCATATGTTTTGGCTTTGGCTGTGATCCTGTTCGCTTTCTCGACGATGATCTCTTGGTCCTATTATGGCCTGAAAGCGTGGACCTATCTGTTTGGTGAAGGCAAGACGACGGAGTTGGTGTTCAAGCTGATCTTCTGCTTCTTCATCATTGTAGGTGCCGCGGCACAGCTTGGTGCGGTGATCGACTTCTCAGATGCGATGATCTTTGCCATGGCGGTTGTGAACATCACGGCGTTGTACTTCCTGATGCCCATCGTGAAACGCGAGATGAACAGCTATTTTGATCGTCTGAAGTCAGGTGCGATCGTGCGCCACAAGCATTAG